In a genomic window of Mycolicibacter heraklionensis:
- a CDS encoding class I adenylate-forming enzyme family protein, whose translation MPETLTVDALVRAHAALHRGKPAVIDPINRLSYAELDSTSRELAAVFVQAGIGKGTRAGLIMPNGVDWVRIAIALTRIGAVLVPLSTLLTPPELRAQLRVAAVQFLISVEEFRGRRYLDDLRADSSLTADLPALQHVWSTQSLASAAAGDGPARIVEALSATVTPADPMLIMFTSGSSGPPKGVLHSHGSALGAVRSGLAARCIDADTRLYLPMPFFWVGGFGGGVLSALLAGATLVTEELPKPETTLQLLESERVTLFRGWPDQAAALARHAGTAGLSALRPGSLEALLPPELRPEPGARANLFGMTEAFGPYCGYAADTDLPRSAWGSCGKPFAGMDVRIVDTDTGVPVPAGTVGMIQLRGPHTLRGICRRTREDVFTVDGFYPTGDLGRLDHDGFLFYHGRSDDMFKVSGATVYPSEVETALRGIAGVQAAVVTNVPDGDRSRVGAVVAGDGLTIDDLRDRCRDLLSSFKVPTVWLIVAGPDAIPHGPTGKVDKRRVRDMLSTGCHVDLGVNQQRRERI comes from the coding sequence ATGCCTGAGACTCTGACCGTCGACGCCCTGGTCCGCGCCCATGCCGCTCTCCATCGGGGCAAACCGGCGGTGATCGACCCGATCAACCGACTCAGCTATGCCGAGCTCGACTCGACGTCGCGTGAGCTGGCCGCGGTCTTCGTTCAGGCTGGTATCGGCAAGGGCACCCGGGCGGGGTTGATCATGCCCAACGGCGTTGACTGGGTCCGCATCGCGATCGCCCTCACCCGGATCGGAGCGGTGCTGGTGCCCCTGAGCACTCTGCTGACCCCGCCGGAACTGCGCGCGCAGCTTCGCGTCGCTGCGGTGCAGTTTCTGATCAGCGTCGAGGAGTTCCGTGGCCGCCGCTATCTCGACGACCTACGCGCGGACTCGTCGCTGACAGCGGATCTTCCTGCGCTGCAGCATGTCTGGTCCACTCAAAGCTTGGCGTCGGCCGCCGCCGGCGACGGCCCCGCCAGAATCGTTGAGGCGCTGTCCGCGACCGTGACCCCCGCCGACCCGATGCTGATCATGTTCACCTCCGGCAGCAGCGGCCCGCCCAAGGGTGTGCTGCATTCGCACGGCAGCGCCTTGGGCGCGGTCCGGTCCGGACTGGCCGCCCGCTGCATCGACGCCGACACCCGGCTGTATCTGCCGATGCCGTTCTTCTGGGTCGGCGGCTTCGGTGGCGGGGTGCTGTCGGCGCTGCTGGCCGGGGCCACCCTGGTCACCGAGGAGCTTCCCAAGCCGGAGACCACCTTGCAGTTGCTGGAGTCCGAGCGGGTCACGTTGTTCCGCGGCTGGCCGGACCAGGCCGCGGCACTGGCCCGCCACGCTGGTACCGCCGGCCTGTCGGCGTTGCGGCCGGGCAGTCTGGAGGCGCTGCTGCCGCCGGAGTTGCGCCCCGAGCCCGGGGCGAGGGCCAACCTGTTCGGGATGACCGAGGCGTTCGGGCCGTACTGCGGCTACGCCGCCGACACCGACCTACCGCGTTCGGCGTGGGGCAGCTGCGGTAAGCCGTTCGCGGGCATGGACGTTCGGATCGTCGACACCGACACCGGCGTGCCGGTGCCCGCCGGCACGGTCGGGATGATCCAGCTGCGCGGGCCGCACACGCTGCGCGGCATCTGCCGTCGCACCCGGGAGGACGTCTTCACGGTCGACGGCTTCTACCCCACTGGCGACCTGGGCCGGCTCGATCACGACGGGTTCCTGTTCTACCACGGCAGATCCGACGACATGTTCAAGGTCAGCGGCGCCACGGTCTATCCGAGCGAAGTCGAGACGGCCCTGCGCGGCATCGCCGGTGTCCAGGCCGCGGTCGTCACCAACGTGCCCGACGGAGACCGGAGCCGGGTGGGAGCGGTGGTGGCCGGCGATGGGCTGACCATCGATGACTTGCGCGACCGGTGTCGAGATCTGTTGAGCTCGTTCAAGGTGCCGACCGTGTGGCTGATAGTCGCCGGGCCCGATGCCATCCCGCATGGGCCGACCGGCAAAGTCGACAAACGGCGGGTACGGGACATGTTGAGCACTGGGTGCCACGTCGACCTAGGCGTGAACCAACAACGGAGGGAACGGATATGA
- a CDS encoding mycofactocin-coupled SDR family oxidoreductase — MTGRLTGKVAFITGAARGQGRAHAVRMAGEGADIIAVDVAGKLPDCVPYNPASPEDLAETVRLVEATGQRMVSSIVDTRDYDGLCEAVTDGVSTLGRLDIIVANAGVAAPQAWDAISPENFRDVMDINVTGTWNTVMAGAPHIIAGQRGGSIILISSAAGIKMQPFMVHYTASKHAVTGMARAFAAELGKHAIRVNSVHPGPVNTDMGTGDMMSALNQAMETNPQLSQMLTPFLPTWVAEPEDIAGTVCWLASADSHLVTAAAIPVDQGCTQY, encoded by the coding sequence ATGACAGGACGACTGACCGGCAAGGTGGCATTCATCACCGGCGCGGCACGGGGACAGGGACGCGCCCACGCGGTACGGATGGCCGGCGAGGGAGCCGACATCATCGCGGTCGACGTGGCCGGGAAACTGCCCGACTGCGTGCCGTACAACCCGGCAAGCCCGGAAGATCTGGCCGAAACCGTCCGGCTGGTGGAGGCCACCGGGCAGCGCATGGTGTCCTCGATCGTCGACACCCGTGACTACGACGGCTTGTGTGAGGCGGTCACCGACGGCGTGAGCACACTGGGGAGGCTGGACATCATCGTCGCCAACGCCGGTGTTGCTGCCCCCCAAGCGTGGGATGCCATCTCGCCGGAGAACTTTCGCGATGTCATGGACATCAATGTGACTGGCACCTGGAACACTGTGATGGCCGGCGCACCGCACATCATCGCCGGGCAGCGCGGCGGCTCGATCATCTTGATCAGTTCGGCCGCCGGCATCAAGATGCAGCCGTTCATGGTCCACTACACGGCCAGCAAACACGCCGTCACCGGAATGGCCCGCGCGTTCGCCGCTGAGTTGGGCAAGCACGCAATTCGGGTCAACAGCGTGCACCCCGGTCCGGTCAACACCGACATGGGCACCGGCGACATGATGAGTGCGCTGAACCAGGCCATGGAGACCAACCCGCAGTTGTCTCAGATGCTCACGCCTTTCCTGCCCACGTGGGTGGCCGAACCGGAGGACATCGCCGGCACGGTGTGCTGGCTGGCCAGCGCCGACTCGCACCTTGTCACCGCCGCCGCGATTCCGGTGGATCAGGGCTGCACCCAGTACTGA
- a CDS encoding CbbQ/NirQ/NorQ/GpvN family protein: protein MSSDVYFANGNEVQLFEKAYRRRIPVMLTGPTGCGKTRLVEHMGQLLGRPVVTISCHDDLTSSDLVGRFLVSGGDVVWTDGPLTQAVKAGAICYLDEVVEARHDSLAILHSLTDHRRSLYLDRAGETITAPDTFMLVCSYNPAYRSSLKELKPSFRQRFATLPMQYLPPEREAQVIVAETGIESQIAGRLVRCATALRTADQALHFEPPSTRTLVNAAQLVAAGAPELEAAEACILAPLTTDGGIHDGLREVAASVLTAQAERH from the coding sequence ATGAGCAGCGATGTCTACTTCGCCAACGGCAACGAGGTGCAGTTGTTCGAGAAGGCCTACCGCCGCCGAATCCCGGTGATGCTCACCGGCCCGACCGGCTGCGGCAAGACCCGGCTCGTCGAGCACATGGGCCAGCTGCTGGGGCGCCCCGTGGTCACCATCAGTTGCCATGACGACCTGACCAGCTCGGACCTGGTGGGCCGGTTCCTGGTGTCCGGCGGTGACGTGGTGTGGACGGACGGACCGCTGACCCAAGCGGTCAAGGCCGGTGCGATCTGCTACCTCGACGAAGTCGTCGAGGCGCGGCACGACTCGCTGGCCATTCTGCACTCGCTGACCGATCACCGGCGCAGCCTGTACCTGGATCGTGCCGGCGAAACCATCACGGCGCCGGACACCTTCATGCTGGTCTGCTCCTACAACCCCGCCTACCGGAGCTCGCTCAAAGAGCTGAAGCCCTCATTCCGGCAACGGTTCGCCACGCTGCCCATGCAGTACCTGCCGCCGGAGCGCGAGGCGCAGGTGATCGTCGCCGAGACCGGCATCGAGTCACAGATCGCCGGTCGGCTGGTGCGGTGCGCCACCGCGCTGCGCACCGCAGACCAGGCGTTGCACTTCGAACCGCCGTCGACGCGCACGCTCGTCAACGCCGCGCAGCTGGTCGCCGCCGGCGCCCCCGAACTGGAGGCGGCCGAAGCGTGCATTCTCGCGCCGCTGACCACCGACGGCGGAATCCACGACGGCCTGCGTGAAGTGGCCGCCAGTGTGCTCACCGCTCAGGCCGAGCGCCACTAG
- a CDS encoding nitric oxide reductase activation protein NorD produces MDPLALETSCALTAVALSDRRREGARLMTGARRSFSLNPNLSTVYVPHPAEPGWTRRTLTCGVALQCSPSKERIAQYRLADLSPRERLALTFVESQVALGWVAGRWPGLVAELQRMLPDLDPADPEMPAAEMVDRAIALARTRQPLAGHSLTGTLPAAWTGPGRLASSVRRLGRMPWSSNEKRRPRPYSVPVGGDGGVRNTTMPPPSRPEDDDRFLGRDRRPGIPYPEWNLHTGALLPDHVAVVEFNRRIPSGEPSPAAVDLRKWFEQHTVRAMTNRLADGSDLDVDAYVGYRLDVAAGTAGEPRIFRDLLRADRDVTTAVLLDASSSLGVHGGRLFGLELACADALSAAMTRARQRHGIFAFTGNTRHHVEVHCLKDFGDRRFVAPSALGLLTGGYTRLGAPLRHLTSRLLTQPGGRRLLIVIGDGLMSDEGYEGRYAWADVAHAVEEAEEAGVCVYYVGVGPVRVDPLPEVFGPRRSQRIRRVAELPRVLAHVHRELTAA; encoded by the coding sequence GTGGACCCCCTGGCGCTCGAGACCAGCTGCGCGCTGACGGCGGTCGCACTGAGCGACCGGCGCCGCGAAGGCGCGCGGTTGATGACCGGCGCCCGAAGAAGCTTCAGCCTGAACCCGAACCTGTCCACCGTCTATGTGCCCCATCCTGCGGAGCCGGGCTGGACTCGACGGACGCTGACCTGCGGGGTGGCGCTGCAATGTTCACCCTCCAAGGAGCGAATCGCGCAGTACCGGTTGGCCGACCTGTCGCCGCGTGAGCGTCTGGCCCTGACCTTCGTCGAGTCGCAGGTGGCCCTCGGCTGGGTTGCCGGGCGGTGGCCGGGACTGGTGGCTGAGCTGCAACGGATGCTGCCGGATCTCGATCCCGCCGATCCCGAGATGCCGGCCGCCGAGATGGTCGATCGCGCGATCGCCTTGGCGCGCACCCGGCAACCGCTGGCCGGGCATTCGCTGACGGGGACACTGCCGGCCGCTTGGACCGGACCGGGGCGCCTGGCCTCCTCGGTGCGTCGCCTCGGCCGGATGCCGTGGTCCAGCAACGAGAAACGGCGCCCACGTCCGTATTCGGTACCGGTGGGCGGTGACGGGGGTGTTCGCAACACCACCATGCCGCCGCCGAGCCGGCCCGAAGACGACGATCGCTTTCTCGGTCGTGACCGCAGGCCGGGCATCCCGTACCCGGAGTGGAACCTGCACACCGGCGCCCTGTTGCCAGACCACGTCGCCGTAGTGGAATTCAACCGGCGAATACCTTCAGGCGAGCCGTCCCCGGCCGCGGTCGATCTGCGTAAGTGGTTCGAACAACACACCGTCCGCGCCATGACCAATCGGCTTGCCGATGGATCCGATCTCGATGTCGACGCCTACGTCGGCTACCGACTCGACGTGGCGGCCGGCACGGCCGGCGAGCCCCGGATCTTCCGGGACCTGCTGCGCGCGGACCGGGACGTGACCACAGCGGTGCTGCTCGATGCGAGCTCGTCGCTGGGGGTGCACGGTGGCCGGTTGTTCGGCCTGGAGCTCGCCTGCGCGGACGCGCTCTCGGCGGCGATGACGCGCGCGCGTCAGCGCCACGGCATCTTCGCGTTCACCGGCAACACCCGCCACCACGTGGAAGTGCACTGCCTCAAGGACTTCGGCGACCGGAGGTTCGTGGCGCCGAGCGCGCTGGGACTTTTGACCGGCGGCTACACCCGGCTGGGCGCCCCGCTGCGGCATCTGACCAGCCGGCTGCTGACGCAGCCTGGCGGACGGCGGCTGCTCATCGTGATCGGCGATGGGCTGATGTCCGACGAGGGCTACGAAGGTCGATACGCCTGGGCCGATGTCGCGCACGCCGTCGAAGAAGCCGAGGAGGCCGGCGTCTGCGTGTACTACGTCGGGGTCGGACCCGTGCGCGTCGATCCGCTGCCCGAGGTGTTCGGACCGCGCCGCTCCCAACGGATTCGGCGGGTCGCGGAGCTACCGCGCGTACTGGCCCACGTACACCGCGAACTGACCGCAGCATGA
- a CDS encoding TetR/AcrR family transcriptional regulator: MAVADKPEKMTAREARRLQTRERLLGAATAEFKRTGMAQADVGAIVAAAGVAHGTFFFHFPTKEHVLLELERREEERITKQFEKFLVEHQGLSDILSESARLIIDLEKRLGDPLFTEFLALHFSPTRPPAENGEHHPLIVLIAERIDVARERGEIDDDVIAMNSAVFFLLGLYALLITTHDWPNRPELVADYVARTLRGLGADRGPQ, encoded by the coding sequence GTGGCCGTGGCGGACAAGCCAGAGAAGATGACGGCGCGCGAAGCCCGGCGGCTGCAGACCCGCGAGCGGCTGCTGGGTGCGGCGACCGCGGAGTTCAAGCGCACCGGGATGGCTCAGGCCGACGTCGGCGCCATAGTGGCCGCGGCCGGCGTCGCGCACGGCACGTTCTTCTTCCATTTCCCCACCAAGGAGCATGTGCTGCTGGAGTTGGAGCGCCGGGAGGAAGAACGAATCACCAAGCAGTTCGAAAAGTTTCTGGTCGAGCACCAGGGTCTTTCCGACATCTTGAGTGAGTCCGCGCGTCTGATCATCGATTTGGAGAAGCGCCTGGGCGATCCGCTGTTCACCGAATTCCTAGCGCTGCACTTCTCGCCGACTCGACCGCCTGCTGAGAACGGCGAGCATCACCCGCTGATCGTGCTGATCGCCGAGCGTATCGACGTGGCGCGGGAACGCGGCGAAATCGACGACGACGTCATCGCGATGAACAGCGCCGTTTTCTTCCTGCTCGGTCTCTATGCGCTACTCATCACCACGCACGACTGGCCGAACCGGCCGGAGTTGGTCGCCGACTACGTGGCCAGGACCTTGCGTGGCCTCGGCGCCGACCGCGGGCCCCAGTAA
- a CDS encoding (2Fe-2S)-binding protein — protein sequence MYVCLCAGVTSQQVIDAARAGASTTKQVGECTGAGTVCGRCRNNIRALIATALQESRTLT from the coding sequence GTGTACGTCTGCTTGTGCGCTGGGGTGACCAGTCAGCAGGTGATCGACGCAGCCCGGGCCGGCGCCTCAACCACCAAGCAGGTCGGTGAGTGCACCGGCGCCGGCACGGTGTGCGGACGTTGCCGGAACAACATCCGGGCGCTCATCGCAACGGCCCTCCAGGAATCCCGCACGCTGACTTAA
- a CDS encoding FadD3 family acyl-CoA ligase, with product MPRWETIPEMVLSVGDRFGDAEAIVDGPVRLSFTQLADRVRCAAGAFASAGVGKGDRVAIWAPNSAAWIIAAFGLLTAGGILVPVNTRFKPSEADDIIRRSGAKLVLVEKGFLGLDFSAPPGVPVIDLKSDFLSSGSPLQRSVDGGDIADIIFTSGTTGRPKGVMMTHQQNLRLYAEWCDLADLREGDRYLMVNPYFHTFGYKAGCIAACIRGATMVPVRVFDVDAVLELIEAERITMLPGPPTLYQSLLDAGGTHDLSSLRAAVTGAADIPVDLIRRIRNELPFTSIMTGYGLTEAGTVTASRRGDSFEDIATTAGQACEDIEVRIAGDAEAGEVLVRGYNVMVGYLDDPAATAEAIDAEGWLHTGDVGTLDAAGRLRIVGRKKDMFIVGGFNAYPAEIEGFLLEHPGISQVAVIGVPDERMGQVGKAFVVTNAAESPISEAELIAWSRDRMAGFKVPRSVCFVNTLPLNATGKVDKSQLEARALEAGA from the coding sequence GTGCCACGCTGGGAGACCATCCCCGAGATGGTCCTGAGCGTCGGCGATCGCTTCGGGGATGCCGAAGCGATCGTCGACGGCCCGGTGCGGCTGAGCTTCACGCAGCTGGCTGACCGGGTTCGTTGTGCGGCAGGTGCCTTCGCCTCGGCGGGTGTGGGCAAGGGCGATCGGGTGGCGATCTGGGCGCCGAATTCGGCGGCCTGGATCATCGCCGCCTTTGGGCTGCTGACCGCCGGCGGGATCCTGGTTCCGGTCAACACCCGGTTCAAACCGAGCGAGGCCGACGACATCATCCGTCGTAGCGGCGCCAAGCTGGTGCTGGTCGAGAAGGGCTTTCTCGGACTGGATTTCAGCGCCCCGCCTGGGGTTCCGGTAATTGACCTGAAATCAGACTTCCTGAGCAGCGGTTCGCCGTTGCAGCGCAGCGTCGACGGCGGCGACATCGCCGACATCATCTTCACCTCGGGCACCACCGGTCGGCCCAAAGGCGTCATGATGACCCACCAACAGAACCTGCGGCTCTACGCCGAGTGGTGCGATCTGGCCGACCTGCGCGAGGGCGACCGGTATCTGATGGTCAACCCCTACTTCCATACGTTCGGCTATAAGGCGGGCTGCATCGCCGCGTGCATCCGGGGCGCCACCATGGTGCCGGTGCGGGTCTTCGACGTCGATGCCGTGCTGGAACTTATTGAAGCAGAACGCATCACCATGCTGCCGGGGCCGCCGACGCTGTATCAGTCACTGCTGGACGCCGGCGGAACACACGACTTGTCATCGCTGCGGGCCGCGGTCACCGGCGCCGCAGACATCCCGGTGGACCTGATCCGCAGGATCCGCAACGAGTTGCCGTTCACCTCCATCATGACCGGATACGGGCTGACCGAAGCCGGCACGGTGACGGCTTCCCGGCGTGGCGACTCGTTCGAGGACATCGCGACCACGGCCGGTCAGGCATGTGAGGACATCGAAGTCCGCATCGCCGGCGATGCTGAAGCCGGTGAGGTCCTGGTGCGCGGCTACAACGTGATGGTCGGCTATCTCGATGACCCGGCTGCTACCGCCGAGGCCATCGACGCCGAAGGCTGGTTGCACACCGGGGATGTCGGCACGCTGGACGCCGCCGGCCGGTTGCGGATCGTCGGCCGCAAGAAGGACATGTTCATCGTCGGCGGCTTCAACGCCTATCCCGCCGAGATCGAGGGTTTCCTGCTGGAGCATCCGGGGATCTCGCAGGTCGCGGTGATCGGGGTGCCCGATGAGCGGATGGGCCAGGTGGGCAAGGCGTTTGTGGTCACGAACGCCGCGGAGTCGCCGATCTCCGAGGCGGAGCTGATCGCTTGGAGCCGAGACCGGATGGCCGGGTTCAAGGTTCCGCGCTCGGTGTGTTTCGTGAACACACTGCCGCTGAACGCCACCGGCAAAGTGGACAAGTCTCAGCTGGAGGCAAGGGCTCTTGAGGCCGGGGCGTGA
- a CDS encoding amidohydrolase family protein, which produces MGQLSHRVDVPFPLFDADNHLYEPPEALTKYLPKEYKDVVQYVEVNGRTKIAIRGQISNYIPNPTFSVVAKPGAWEEYFKYGNPDGKSKRELFGEPMKSIPAFFEPAPRLELMDELGIDRSLMFPTLASLIEERLRDDPVTIHVIIHALNQWLDEVWGFNYQNRIFTTPVITLPIVEKAIEELEWVVKRGARAILIRPAPVPGFRGPRSFALPEFDPFWEKCVEYDVFIGMHSSDSGYSRYTSEWDGAVEEMLPFQTNAMGILNEWRPIQDAVASWVIHGALFRHPKLKVGIVEAGSKWMFPLLDSMAEVYRKAPEAFLGNPMEEIKNRIYVSPFYEEGIDDLINLVGVDQVLYGSDWPHPEGLAEPTHYITALSHLPIEDQAKIMGGNLGRLVTV; this is translated from the coding sequence ATGGGTCAACTGTCACATCGCGTGGACGTCCCGTTCCCCTTGTTTGATGCGGATAACCACCTTTACGAGCCGCCGGAAGCGCTGACCAAGTACCTGCCCAAGGAGTACAAGGACGTCGTCCAGTACGTAGAGGTGAACGGGCGCACCAAGATCGCCATCCGCGGCCAGATCAGCAACTACATCCCGAACCCCACCTTCTCGGTGGTCGCCAAGCCGGGCGCATGGGAGGAGTACTTCAAGTACGGCAACCCCGACGGCAAGAGCAAGCGCGAACTGTTCGGCGAACCGATGAAATCCATCCCGGCGTTCTTCGAGCCCGCCCCTCGGCTGGAGCTGATGGATGAGCTGGGTATCGATCGCTCGCTGATGTTCCCGACCCTGGCCAGCCTCATCGAGGAGCGGCTGCGGGATGACCCGGTCACCATCCACGTCATCATCCACGCGCTGAACCAGTGGCTGGACGAGGTCTGGGGCTTCAACTACCAGAACCGCATCTTCACCACGCCGGTCATCACGCTCCCGATCGTCGAGAAGGCGATCGAGGAACTGGAGTGGGTGGTCAAGCGCGGCGCCCGGGCGATTCTGATCCGTCCGGCCCCGGTGCCCGGCTTCCGCGGCCCGCGTTCGTTCGCGCTGCCCGAGTTCGACCCGTTCTGGGAGAAGTGCGTCGAATACGACGTCTTCATCGGGATGCACTCGTCGGACAGTGGCTACTCTCGCTACACCTCCGAGTGGGACGGTGCGGTCGAAGAGATGCTGCCGTTCCAGACCAACGCCATGGGCATCCTCAACGAGTGGCGCCCGATCCAAGACGCGGTGGCCTCGTGGGTGATCCACGGTGCGCTGTTCCGGCACCCGAAGCTGAAGGTCGGCATCGTGGAAGCCGGCTCCAAGTGGATGTTCCCGCTGTTGGACTCGATGGCCGAGGTCTACCGGAAGGCGCCCGAGGCGTTCCTCGGAAACCCGATGGAGGAGATCAAGAACCGGATCTACGTCAGCCCGTTCTACGAGGAGGGCATCGACGACTTGATCAACCTGGTCGGTGTGGACCAGGTGCTCTACGGTTCGGACTGGCCGCACCCGGAGGGCCTGGCCGAGCCGACCCACTACATCACCGCGCTGTCGCATCTGCCCATCGAGGACCAGGCCAAGATCATGGGCGGTAACCTCGGTCGGCTCGTCACCGTCTAG
- a CDS encoding AMP-binding protein, which yields MRKIPADLVRRYEEQGWWTRETLGDLLAAGLAAGAETGFEVHSAVRPWRGNFGDVELVARRLAAGLRARGVGPGDVVALQLPNWMEAAAAFWAAAFLGAVVVPVVHFYGPRELGFILSASRPRVFITAERFGRMSFRPELCADVPVVGVVGGNGASVVGQNFEDLLADEPMAGTLDADPGAPALIAFTSGTTREPKGVIHSHQTLCCETRQLLANYPKDRGRQLTATPVGHFIGMVGAFLIPVLEGAPIDLADVWDPARVLALMAEQGVSIGGGPPYFVTSLLDHPDFTDEHLSHIRHVGLGGATVPAAVTRRLAELGIFVFRSYGSTEHPSITGSGPNAPEHKRLFTDGDARPGVELRLAPDGEILSRGPDLCLGYTDDALTEAAFDAEGWYHTGDIGVLDTDGYLTITDRKADVIIRGGENISAVEVEEVLLAMPAVAEAVVVAAPDARLGERAVAVLRLKPGCVLPALTEVREHFERMGVARQKWPEELREVEDFPRTASGKVQKYLVRKQLAESVATTPL from the coding sequence ATGCGAAAGATTCCTGCCGACCTGGTTCGGCGCTACGAAGAGCAGGGCTGGTGGACCCGCGAAACCCTCGGTGACCTGCTCGCGGCCGGGCTGGCCGCGGGTGCCGAGACCGGCTTCGAGGTGCATTCGGCGGTTCGGCCGTGGCGGGGAAACTTCGGTGACGTGGAGCTCGTTGCCCGCCGGTTGGCGGCCGGGTTGCGAGCCCGCGGAGTCGGCCCGGGTGACGTGGTGGCCCTGCAGCTGCCCAACTGGATGGAGGCCGCCGCGGCGTTCTGGGCGGCGGCGTTTCTGGGTGCGGTCGTGGTGCCCGTCGTGCATTTCTACGGCCCGCGGGAGTTGGGCTTCATCTTGTCGGCCAGCCGGCCGCGGGTGTTCATCACCGCCGAACGATTCGGGCGGATGAGTTTTCGTCCCGAGCTGTGCGCCGACGTCCCGGTTGTCGGCGTGGTGGGCGGGAACGGTGCGAGCGTCGTGGGTCAGAACTTCGAGGACCTGCTCGCCGATGAACCGATGGCGGGCACGCTCGATGCCGACCCCGGGGCGCCGGCGTTGATCGCGTTCACCTCCGGGACCACCCGCGAACCCAAGGGTGTGATCCACAGTCACCAGACCCTGTGCTGCGAGACGCGCCAGTTGCTGGCCAACTACCCGAAGGACCGCGGCCGGCAGCTGACCGCCACTCCGGTCGGACACTTCATCGGCATGGTCGGGGCGTTCCTCATCCCGGTGCTGGAGGGGGCGCCGATCGATCTCGCCGACGTCTGGGATCCCGCCCGGGTGCTGGCGCTGATGGCGGAGCAGGGGGTGTCGATCGGCGGTGGGCCGCCGTACTTCGTCACCAGCCTGCTCGACCATCCGGACTTCACCGACGAGCACCTGAGCCATATCCGTCACGTCGGCCTCGGTGGGGCGACGGTGCCCGCCGCCGTCACCCGCCGACTGGCCGAGCTGGGCATCTTCGTCTTCCGCTCCTACGGCAGCACCGAGCATCCGTCGATCACCGGTTCGGGCCCGAACGCCCCGGAGCACAAGCGGTTGTTCACCGACGGCGACGCCCGGCCGGGTGTGGAGCTGAGGCTGGCCCCCGACGGCGAAATCCTGAGCCGCGGACCCGACCTGTGCCTGGGCTACACCGATGACGCGCTGACCGAGGCGGCGTTCGATGCCGAGGGCTGGTACCACACCGGCGACATCGGAGTGCTCGACACCGACGGGTATCTGACCATCACCGACCGCAAGGCTGACGTGATCATTCGCGGTGGCGAGAACATCAGCGCGGTGGAGGTCGAGGAGGTCCTGCTGGCGATGCCGGCGGTGGCCGAAGCGGTGGTGGTCGCGGCGCCGGATGCCCGGTTGGGGGAGCGGGCGGTCGCGGTGCTGCGCCTCAAGCCGGGATGCGTGCTGCCGGCCCTAACGGAAGTGCGGGAGCACTTCGAGCGGATGGGCGTCGCGCGGCAGAAGTGGCCCGAGGAATTGCGGGAGGTCGAGGACTTCCCGCGCACCGCCAGCGGCAAGGTGCAGAAGTACCTGGTGCGCAAACAGCTCGCCGAGAGTGTTGCAACGACACCTTTATGA